The following coding sequences are from one Planctomycetota bacterium window:
- a CDS encoding DUF1501 domain-containing protein, with amino-acid sequence MPKQPFTRRQFLHRGMTLLGAGVTVPSFINQTAWAMADPLDLKNTQQANGTDGKILVVVQLSGGNDGLNMVVPYGDDAYHRARPGLRKTAEDVLAIDNYIGLNRACESIEPLFKDGFATLVQGVGYPNPNRSHFRSMDIWHSAQPDNDVPRSGWLGRYFDSQCSGADPTNPNAEPTFDAATGIGIGEELPLAMQGDLVTPMTFENASDYQYGGAEEQKYFDLNDPAGKQGELEFLTRTALDAKASSDKILAALGRFEGRGDYPGGEYGAGLRSTAAMIAANLPTRVYYVSLGGFDTHANQQNNHDRLLRTFAQGVRAFWDDMRATGHDKRVLMMTFSEFGRRVAQNGSNGTDHGAAAPMFFFGPDVKPGVVGNHPSLTDLDNGDLKYNVDFRHAYSTVLGQWLETDARPIIGNYRPLPVLKV; translated from the coding sequence ATGCCCAAGCAACCCTTTACGCGTCGTCAGTTCCTTCACCGCGGAATGACCCTGCTCGGGGCCGGGGTGACCGTGCCGTCGTTCATCAACCAGACCGCTTGGGCGATGGCCGACCCGCTGGACCTCAAGAACACTCAGCAAGCAAACGGCACCGACGGAAAGATCCTCGTCGTCGTCCAGCTCTCGGGCGGCAACGACGGGCTCAACATGGTCGTGCCCTACGGCGACGACGCGTACCACCGCGCACGTCCCGGCCTGCGTAAGACCGCCGAGGACGTGCTGGCGATCGACAACTACATCGGGCTGAATCGTGCATGTGAGTCGATCGAGCCGTTGTTCAAGGACGGCTTCGCGACGTTGGTACAAGGCGTGGGCTATCCCAACCCCAATCGCTCGCACTTCCGCAGTATGGACATCTGGCACTCGGCGCAGCCGGACAATGACGTGCCGCGTTCGGGTTGGCTGGGGCGTTACTTCGACAGCCAGTGCAGCGGGGCGGACCCGACCAACCCGAACGCCGAGCCGACCTTCGACGCCGCGACCGGCATTGGTATCGGCGAGGAACTACCGCTGGCGATGCAGGGCGATCTCGTCACGCCGATGACCTTCGAGAACGCCAGCGACTACCAGTACGGCGGGGCCGAGGAGCAGAAGTACTTTGATCTCAACGATCCTGCCGGCAAGCAGGGTGAGCTCGAATTCCTCACCCGCACCGCGCTCGACGCCAAGGCGAGCAGCGACAAGATTCTCGCGGCACTGGGCCGGTTCGAAGGCCGGGGCGATTACCCGGGTGGCGAGTACGGTGCCGGCCTGCGCAGCACCGCCGCGATGATCGCGGCGAACCTGCCCACCCGCGTTTACTACGTTTCCCTCGGCGGCTTCGACACTCACGCCAACCAGCAGAACAACCACGATCGCTTGCTTCGGACCTTCGCCCAAGGCGTCCGCGCGTTCTGGGACGACATGCGTGCGACCGGGCACGACAAGCGGGTGCTGATGATGACCTTCAGCGAGTTCGGCCGACGCGTGGCACAGAACGGCTCCAACGGCACCGACCACGGCGCGGCCGCACCGATGTTCTTCTTCGGCCCTGACGTCAAACCCGGCGTCGTCGGCAACCACCCCTCCCTGACCGATCTCGACAACGGTGACCTCAAGTACAACGTCGACTTCCGCCACGCCTACAGCACTGTCCTGGGGCAATGGCTCGAAACCGACGCCCGCCCGATCATCGGCAACTACCGCCCGCTACCGGTGCTCAAGGTCTAG